One window from the genome of Crassostrea angulata isolate pt1a10 chromosome 2, ASM2561291v2, whole genome shotgun sequence encodes:
- the LOC128174505 gene encoding uncharacterized protein K02A2.6-like translates to MLAIVYGCEKFHHYIYGRKVTVETDHKPLVAIYNKPLYRATPRLQRMLMKLQRYDLKLVYVPGKDMHISDALSRSYLQETPEILVDDEIDVDSIEAQLPVSPAKLQQLKEATAADETLQTLKNTVLIGWPVDRSSVPLNILQYRNYRDEITAIDGLLYKGQRLMVPISLKKEMLNKLHEAHMGIVKTQTRARELLFWPKMNQDIEDFIGQCAVCNKYRNSNCKEPLISQEMPSRPWSKVAADMFQFKGSEYLLCVDYYSKFPEIVRMSSTTSAQTITCFKSLFARHGIPTELFTDNGPQFSSYAFKKFATEWDFIHTTSSPRYPQSNGQAERCVQTVKNLLRKADESGGDIYTSLMNYRASPIDGIGLSPSQLLMNRQLRTKLPITADLLNLKAVESCKPQLIARQEKQKYYYDRHSATLPNVNKGEIVRVQKDSKQWEPAIVDQKLADRSYVVRTGDNQLYRRNRRQLLKTRETTLPSDVSDHSEAMYDAPPQSHSEPDPPNTTPAKPNPHENAATPHREPRPQRTLRRPKHLEDFICK, encoded by the coding sequence ATGCTAGCTATCGTATATGGATGCGAGAAGTTTCATCACTACATTTATGGCCGAAAGGTGACCGTGGAGACGGATCATAAACCCCTTGTCGCGATCTACAACAAACCACTGTATCGAGCGACGCCTAGACTTCAAAGAATGCTTATGAAGTTACAACGCTATGACCTGAAGTTAGTGTATGTACCGGGAAAGGATATGCATATTTCAGATGCATTGAGTCGATCTTACCTGCAAGAGACTCCTGAGATTCTAGTCGACGATGAGATCGACGTTGATTCAATTGAGGCACAACTTCCTGTGTCTCCAGCAAAACTACAGCAACTCAAAGAGGCAACTGCTGCTGATGAGACATTACAAACGCTGAAAAATACCGTTTTGATTGGTTGGCCAGTCGACAGATCAAGTGTTCCATTGAACATCTTACAGTATCGGAACTACCGTGATGAAATCACTGCCATCGATGGACTTTTATACAAAGGCCAACGACTCATGGTGccaatcagcttgaaaaaggaAATGCTCAATAAGTTACATGAAGCACACATGGGCATAGTGAAAACACAGACAAGAGCACGAGAGCTGTTGTTTTGGCCCAAAATGAACCAGGATATTGAAGACTTTATAGGACAATGTGCAGTTTGTAACAAGTACAGGAATTCCAACTGCAAGGAACCTTTGATATCACAGGAGATGCCTTCACGTCCATGGTCAAAAGTTGCTGCAGATATGTTCCAGTTTAAAGGCTCTGAATACCTCCTGTGTGTTGACTACTACTCCAAATTTCCAGAAATTGTCCGTATGTCGTCAACTACCAGTGCACAAACAATCACATGTTTCAAATCTCTGTTTGCTCGTCATGGCATTCCGACAGAACTATTTACGGATAATGGACCTCAGTTTTCGAGTTATGCATTCAAGAAATTCGCAACTGAGTGGGATTTCATTCACACCACCTCAAGTCCAAGATACCCGCAATCGAATGGCCAGGCGGAGAGATGTGTTCAGACTGTCAAGAACCTGCTCAGAAAAGCTGACGAATCCGGAGGCGACATCTACACCAGTCTCATGAACTACCGCGCATCACCGATTGACGGAATAGGACTATCACCATCGCAGCTACTCATGAACAGACAGTTGCGTACAAAGTTACCAATCACAGCTGACTTGTTGAATTTGAAAGCTGTTGAATCCTGCAAACCTCAACTTATTGCGCGCCAGGAGAAACAAAAGTACTACTATGATCGTCATTCCGCAACGTTACCCAACGTCAACAAAGGTGAAATAGTTCGCGTACAGAAAGATTCGAAACAGTGGGAGCCAGCCATAGTAGACCAGAAACTTGCAGACAGATCTTACGTAGTCCGCACGGGTGACAATCAGCTATACCGCAGAAATCGCAGACAACTTCTGAAGACCAGAGAAACCACTTTGCCGTCTGACGTCTCTGATCATTCTGAAGCAATGTATGACGCACCACCACAGAGTCATTCAGAACCCGATCCGCCAAACACCACACCTGCGAAACCCAACCCGCATGAAAATGCTGCCACTCCACACAGAGAACCCAGACCACAGCGAACACTGAGACGACCAAAACATCTGGAGGatttcatttgtaaataa
- the LOC128174506 gene encoding uncharacterized protein LOC128174506 codes for MSQRIELVNEMEDNIQKDLDKQEKTYEDYTIYLENLVEKFHCYMSSTNIKANPVIFLLSEHLKIKPIPDTSKPVYPLFTAGQCQNADVAKLLGKTTFSDTKPEQRKIKPMETASTTLKSTEKQRKQAKQKSDVKQTVPFSSYVREYTIPDFDSVYHLSLGKSGRLWVSDDKGRLVKTDGQGNLLQKIQTSGKDCGIHTVTLNGDLIYLDTDNKVLFKIAINNAITKFVETGARLPLCLCSFHISEDIFVGMIKGGESKVTRYNKTGKKIQNIQRDNKGQGLYSNPRYITENINGDICVSDLRKKAVVVVKKSGQHRFSYKGRGAVLYPFGLCTDNSGNIVVCDSMKNTIHLLDQDGQFIFQLLTGQHEVKLPRSVCVDDENNIYVGQYNTNALKVYMYLQ; via the coding sequence ATGTCACAAAGGATAGAGCTAGTCAACGAAATGGAAGATAACATACAGAAGGaccttgacaaacaagaaaaaacctATGAAGATTACACCATTTATCTTGAGAACCTTGTCGAAAAATTCCATTGCTACATGTCCTCTACAAACATTAAGGCCAATCCAGTCATATTTTTACTTTCAGAACACCTGAAAATTAAACCAATACCAGATACCTCAAAACCAGTTTATCCATTATTTACTGCTGGTCAATGCCAGAATGCGGATGTTGCCAAACTTTTGGGTAAGACAACTTTTTCTGACACTAAACCAgagcaaagaaaaataaaaccaatggaAACTGCCTCTACAACCTTAAAATCAACAGAGAAACAGAGGAAACAAGCCAAACAAAAATCTGACGTGAAACAAACGGTGCCTTTTTCTTCCTATGTCAGGGAGTACACAATACCAGATTTTGACAGTGTGTATCATTTATCATTAGGTAAATCAGGCAGACTTTGGGTCAGCGATGACAAGGGGAGACTTGTAAAAACAGATGGGCAAGGAAATCTGctacaaaaaatacaaaccagTGGTAAAGATTGTGGCATCCATACAGTCACACTGAACGGGGATCTAATCTATTTGGATACAGacaataaagttttatttaagaTTGCAATAAATAATGCAATAACTAAATTTGTTGAAACAGGAGCTAGGTTACCACTTTGTTTATGTTCCTTCCATATTAGCGAAGACATATTTGTTGGGATGATAAAGGGTGGAGAAAGTAAAGTCACCAGGTACAACAAGACAGGGAAAAaaatacagaacatacagaGGGACAACAAAGGACAGGGGCTGTATAGTAACCCACGCTACATTACAGAAAATATCAACGgtgatatctgtgtgtcagacctAAGAAAGAAGGCTGTAGTGGTGGTGAAAAAATCAGGACAACACAGGTTCTCCTACAAAGGTCGGGGGGCAGTGCTTTATCCATTTGGTTTATGTACAGATAACTCTGGTAACATTGTAGTGTGTGACAGTATGAAAAACACAATTCATCTCTTGGATCAGGACGGTCAGTTCATATTTCAACTACTCACAGGACAGCACGAGGTAAAGCTTCCCCGTAGTGTGTGTGTGGATgatgaaaacaatatttatgTTGGACAATATAATACTAACGCATTGaaagtgtacatgtatcttcagTGA
- the LOC128170500 gene encoding uncharacterized protein LOC128170500, whose protein sequence is MALSKAVIPYTIQDEQVTAQHFLICCTEDCENSCQFYCNPCYKPMCEECRDKHQKTPETKYHEVVHYRDRKQKLPVEKCKDHPFKDIDIICENCQVPLCSKCAIRNHRRHKLDDLETIYSDRFTIFVNKICDIHQYLLPISQNMQKDIKEDTKEIKEIMNKIRTSIKIEAEYLKQLTDMVMRDNLEQVKKIEQSLIKELQRQDKNYENYNSYLEDLIKDIHGYLSFDKVTDNPIIFSLSEHLKTKPIPETKKPVYPVFTAGQYSKDDVANLFGRITAPNTKPEKRKIKSIETASTQLKFEGKQKQLDEEKFDVKQALLPSCSVTKVRQYTVPGVERVYHISVGKSGRLWASDNSGKLVQTDLQGRYLQILASCGSGCYHTVTLDDDLIYTDKKKNVINRIALDYSITKFITIGDWEPISIHSSHINEDVLVGIRKYGEGQVTRYNKKGEEIQNLQRDNEGQKLYSQNPHYITENVNGDVCVSDFNNHAVVVVNKTGQHRFSYTGQKSEFRPFGICADVFGHIIVCDANSKSVHLLDQDGHFLSLLITTQQRVKYPRSVCLDESNNLHVGQSNTNTMRVFKYLMKSIKK, encoded by the coding sequence aTGGCATTATCCAAGGCAGTAATTCCATATACTATCCAGGATGAACAAGTCACAGCTcagcattttttaatatgttgCACTGAAGACTGTGAGAACAGCTGCCAGTTTTACTGCAATCCGTGTTATAAACCGATGTGTGAAGAATGCAGAGATAAACATCAGAAGACTCCAGAAACCAAATACCATGAAGTGGTCCATTACCGAGATCGTAAACAAAAACTTCCTGTGGAGAAATGCAAGGATCACCCCTTTAAAGATATAGATATCATTTGCGAGAATTGTCAAGTTCCTTTATGTTCCAAATGTGCTATAAGAAACCACCGGAGGCATAAGCTTGATGACCTAGAAACAATTTATTCAGACAGATTtactatttttgttaataaaatatgCGACATTCATCAGTATCTTCTCCCAATCTCACAAAATATGCAAAAGGATATAAAAGAAGATaccaaagaaataaaagaaataatgaacaaaataaGAACATCTATAAAAATCGAAGCAGAGTATCTTAAACAACTGACTGACATGGTGATGAGAGACAATTTAGAACAAGTCAAGAAAATAGAACAATCACTAATAAAAGAACTTCAGAGACAGGACAAAAACTACGAGAACTACAACAGTTATCTTGAGGACTTAATAAAAGATATCCATGGTTATTTGTCATTTGATAAAGTCACAGACAATCCGATTATTTTTTCACTTTCCGAACATTTAAAAACCAAACCCATTCCTGAAACCAAAAAACCTGTTTATCCAGTATTTACTGCTGGTCAATACAGCAAGGATGATGTCGCAAATCTATTTGGCAGAATAACTGCACCTAACACAAAAccagaaaagagaaaaataaaatccatagaGACTGCCTCTACACAATTGAAATTTGAAGGAAAACAGAAACAACTTGACGAAGAGAAATTTGACGTCAAACAAGCACTTTTACCGTCTTGCTCTGTTACCAAGGTCAGGCAGTACACTGTACCAGGTGTTGAAAGGGTATATCATATCTCAGTAGGTAAATCAGGCAGACTCTGGGCCAGTGATAATAGTGGTAAACTTGTCCAAACAGATCTACAGGGGAGATATCTTCAGATACTAGCCAGTTGTGGATCTGGTTGTTACCACACAGTCACCCTTGACGACGATCTGATATATacagacaaaaagaaaaacgtcATCAATAGAATAGCTCTTGATTATTCAATCACTAAATTCATTACAATAGGAGACTGGGAACCAATAAGCATACACTCCTCTCATATCAACGAGGACGTATTGGTTGGGATAAGAAAATATGGAGAGGGTCAAGTCACCCGGTACAACAAAAAAGGGGAAGAAATACAAAACCTTCAGAGAGACAATGAAGGACAGAAACTATATAGTCAAAATCCAcactacatcacagaaaacGTCAACGGTGATGTCTGTGTGTCAGACTTTAACAATCATGCTGTAGTAGTTGTGAATAAAACAGGACAACACAGGTTCTCCTACACAGGTCAGAAGTCAGAATTTCGTCCCTTTGGTATCTGTGCCGATGTATTCGGTCACATCATTGTGTGTGATGCAAACAGTAAATCAGTTCATCTTTTGGATCAGGATGGTCATTTCTTGTCTCTACTAATCACAACACAACAAAGGGTGAAGTATCCCCGTAGTGTGTGTCTGGATGAGAGCAACAATCTTCACGTGGGACAATCCAACACCAATACAATGAGAGTGTTCAaatatttgatgaaatcaataaaaaaataa
- the LOC128170503 gene encoding uncharacterized protein LOC128170503 yields the protein MASSKPEVSCTAHDLPDTAQHYLVCDTEDCKKNCKFYCNPCHRSMCEQCKDDHQKGSETKGHEMVHYRLRKRKLPVEKCKEHPSKDIDMNCENCQVPLCSKCAIQDHRGHTFEDLETIYSKNFGLCLDETRNIHQYFLPTVQEIKKDIREDAKKLITFMDKIRELIKIESESMKGLVDEVMSEKFEQVNKLEETLKEGIQSQYDTYKEYNAYLKNFDTKIYGYMCFDKVQSNPILFSLSEYLKIKPIPETTKSIYPEFTAGQYSKDDFAKLFGQISIPDTKPEKRRIKPLEKLPTRLEPTKKQRRRERGKSFTKRTLSLSSSVDIAKEYTVPSVKGAYHLSLDTSGGIWVSDNYGNHVHADLKGNQLQKIQTSAGDEGYHTVTKDGDLIYTDRENNIINLITSDKTVAEFIKTEKWTPLSIHSSHINRDILVGLNKDREGQVARYNKTGKEIQNTQKDSKGQGIYISYPHFITENINGDICLSDYDKNAVVLINKMGQHKFTYTGQGSKFRPFGICTDIVGHILVCDNESNTVHLLDQDGQFLSFLLTEEHGINNPLSVCVDADNNLHVGQYNTNKVKVYEFLE from the coding sequence ATGGCATCCTCCAAGCCAGAGGTGTCTTGTACTGCTCATGACTTACCAGACACTGCCCAGCATTATTTAGTGTGTGACACTGAAGACTGCAAGAAGAACTGCAAGTTTTACTGCAATCCTTGCCACCGGTCAATGTGTGAACAATGCAAAGATGACCACCAGAAAGGTTCAGAAACTAAGGGCCATGAAATGGTCCATTACCGTTTACGAAAACGAAAACTTCCTGTGGAGAAATGCAAGGAGCATCCCTCTAAAGATATAGATATGAATTGTGAAAATTGTCAGGTTCCACTGTGTTCCAAATGTGCAATACAAGACCACCGAGGGCACACGTTTGAGGATCTAGAGACGATTTATTCAAAGAACTTCGGTCTCTGCCTTGATGAAACACGTAACATTCATCAATATTTTCTCCCAACCGTAcaagaaataaagaaagataTTAGAGAGGATGCCAAGAAACTTATTACTTTCATGGATAAAATAAGAGAGTTGATAAAAATTGAATCAGAGTCCATGAAAGGTCTGGTGGATGAAGTGATGTCAGAAAAGTTCGAACAAGTCAACAAACTAGAAGAAACACTGAAGGAGGGAATTCAGAGTCAATATGATACATACAAGGAGTACAATGCCTATCTTAAGAATTTCGATACTAAGATTTACGGTTACATGTGTTTCGATAAAGTCCAAAGCAATCCAATCCTATTCTCACTTTCAGAATATCTGAAAATCAAACCTATCCCTGAAACCACCAAGTCAATCTATCCAGAATTTACCGCTGGTCAATATAGTAAGGATGACTTCGCTAAACTTTTCGGTCAAATATCAATTCCTGACACTAAACCAGAGAAGAGAAGAATAAAACCACTGGAAAAACTCCCTACTCGGTTAGAACCTACAAAAAAACAAAGAAGACGAGAAAGGGGGAAATCTTTTACAAAAAGAACACTCTCCTTGTCTTCCTCTGTAGACATAGCCAAGGAATATACTGTACCAAGTGTAAAAGGTGCTTATCATTTATCACTTGATACGTCCGGCGGCATATGGGTCAGTGATAATTATGGTAACCATGTCCATGCAGATCTGAAGGGGAATCAGTTACAGAAGATACAAACCAGTGCCGGGGATGAAGGTTACCACACAGTAACCAAAGATGGGGATTTAATCTATACAGACAGAGAAAACAACATCATAAATTTAATAACATCAGATAAAACAGTCGCTGAATttattaaaactgaaaaatgGACACCTCTTAGCATACACTCCTCCCACATAAACAGAGACATTCTGGTGGGGTTGAACAAGGATCGAGAGGGTCAGGTCGCTAGGTATAACAAGACGGGCAAAGAAATACAGAACACACAGAAGGATAGCAAAGGCCAGGGAATATATATTAGCTATCCACACTTTATCACTGAAAACATCAACGGTGATATCTGTTTATCAGACTACGATAAAAATGCCGTTGTATTGATCAATAAAATGGGACAACACAAATTCACCTACACAGGTCAGGGTTCAAAGTTCCGTCCCTTTGGTATCTGTACTGATATCGTCggtcacatcctggtgtgtgataaTGAGAGTAACACCGTTCATTTACTGGATCAGGACGGTCAGTTCTTGTCGTTTCTTCTCACGGAGGAGCACGGGATAAATAATCCCCTTAGTGTATGTGTGGATGCGGATAACAATCTTCATGTGGGACAATATAACACGAACAAAGTGAAAGTGTACGAGTTTCTAGAGTGA